In Limnobaculum parvum, one DNA window encodes the following:
- the nsrR gene encoding nitric oxide-sensing transcriptional repressor NsrR has protein sequence MQLTSFTDYGLRALIYMASLPESELTSISEVTEVYGVSRNHMVKIINQLSRVGLVDAVRGKNGGIRLGKAAEDIRIGDVVRAMEPLALVNCSPQFCHITPSCRLKIVLDNAVKAFLHELDSHTLADMVVDNTGLQTLLFMEHPAISVNK, from the coding sequence GTGCAATTAACCAGTTTTACCGATTATGGCCTGCGGGCTCTAATTTATATGGCATCGTTACCAGAGAGTGAGTTGACCAGTATTTCAGAGGTCACAGAAGTCTATGGGGTTTCACGTAACCATATGGTGAAGATTATTAATCAGTTGAGTCGAGTCGGCCTGGTGGACGCCGTGCGCGGAAAAAATGGTGGTATTCGTTTAGGTAAGGCCGCAGAAGATATCCGAATTGGTGATGTGGTCCGAGCGATGGAGCCGTTAGCTCTGGTAAACTGTAGCCCACAATTTTGTCATATCACCCCTTCCTGCCGCTTAAAAATAGTATTGGATAATGCGGTGAAAGCTTTTTTACACGAACTCGATAGTCATACCCTTGCTGATATGGTGGTTGATAACACTGGACTTCAAACCCTGCTGTTTATGGAGCATCCTGCCATATCGGTCAATAAATAA
- the rnr gene encoding ribonuclease R codes for MTKDPFLAREAEKYGDPIPSREYILDLLSKRQTPASRDELVEALGLESEEQQEALRRRLRAMERDGQLVFTRRQCYALPERLDMVKGTVIGHRDGYGFLRVEGSKDDLYLSPEQMKLAIHGDVILAQPMELDRKGRREARVVRVLVPKTSHIVGRYFTDAGIGFVVPDDSRLNFDILIPPESIMGARMGYVVVVELTQRPTRRTKAIGNIIEVLGDNMGTSMAVDIALRTHEIPYVWPEAVLNEVHDLKEQVPEKAKKGRVDLRDLPLVTIDGEDARDFDDAVCCEKKSGGGWRLWVAIADVSYYVRPGTSLDAEARSRGNSVYFPSQVIPMLPEVLSNGLCSLNPQVDRLCMVCEMVISKTGKLTSFEFYEAVMNSHARLTYTKVAHILDGDAELRQHYQPLVPMLEELHTLYKVLDKSREQRGGISFETEEPKFIFNAERRIERIEPLVRNDAHKIIEECMILANISAARFVERAEEPAVFRVHDRPKGDNLASLRSVLSELGLTLGGGLEPAPKDYAKLMDAVADRPDREMLQTMLLRSMKQAVYDPENRGHFGLALDAYAHFTSPIRRYPDLSLHRAIKFVLSGKKGGSTSSGGWHYSTEEMLQLGEHCSMTERRADEATRDVADWLKCDFMQDHVGEVFKGTISSVTGFGFFVRLDDLYIDGLVHVSTLENDYYRFDNVGQRLIGESSGQAFRLGDKVEIKVEAVHLDERKIDFALVSSERRPRGEGKTEKERGKKGARSKADNFVADSNVRVKAPRRSKTKQDEAGSKAKAPAKSKTKEKAKPSAKTKKITAALKSKRAKKAADL; via the coding sequence ATGACAAAAGATCCTTTCTTAGCCCGTGAAGCTGAAAAGTACGGGGATCCCATTCCCAGCCGCGAATATATTCTCGATTTATTATCAAAGCGCCAGACGCCAGCCAGTCGTGATGAACTGGTAGAAGCGCTGGGACTGGAAAGCGAAGAACAACAAGAGGCGCTACGTCGTCGTTTAAGAGCGATGGAGCGTGATGGTCAACTGGTTTTCACCCGTCGCCAATGCTATGCACTACCGGAACGTCTGGATATGGTGAAAGGCACGGTAATCGGCCATCGTGATGGCTATGGATTCCTGCGGGTTGAAGGCAGTAAAGATGATTTATACCTTTCACCTGAACAGATGAAATTGGCCATTCATGGGGATGTTATTTTAGCCCAACCGATGGAATTAGATCGTAAAGGTCGTCGCGAAGCTCGCGTAGTACGAGTTTTAGTACCTAAAACCAGTCATATTGTCGGACGCTATTTTACTGATGCCGGAATTGGTTTTGTGGTGCCGGACGACAGTCGCTTGAACTTCGATATCTTGATCCCACCAGAGAGCATTATGGGTGCCCGCATGGGTTATGTGGTGGTGGTTGAACTGACGCAACGCCCAACTCGCCGAACCAAAGCTATCGGTAACATTATTGAAGTGCTGGGCGATAACATGGGAACCTCAATGGCGGTAGATATCGCATTGCGTACCCATGAAATCCCTTACGTCTGGCCGGAAGCGGTGCTGAATGAGGTTCATGACCTGAAAGAACAGGTACCGGAGAAAGCCAAAAAAGGGCGGGTTGATCTGCGTGATTTACCGCTGGTCACCATTGATGGCGAAGATGCCCGCGACTTTGACGATGCGGTATGCTGTGAGAAAAAAAGCGGCGGCGGCTGGCGCCTGTGGGTTGCTATTGCCGATGTTAGCTATTATGTTCGGCCGGGAACGTCGTTGGATGCTGAAGCACGCAGTCGTGGTAACTCAGTTTATTTCCCGTCGCAGGTTATTCCTATGCTGCCGGAAGTGTTATCTAACGGTCTTTGTTCGCTAAATCCTCAGGTCGATCGCCTGTGTATGGTTTGCGAAATGGTGATATCTAAAACCGGTAAGCTGACTTCATTTGAATTCTATGAAGCTGTGATGAACTCCCATGCTCGCCTGACCTACACCAAGGTCGCGCATATTCTGGACGGTGATGCCGAGCTGCGTCAGCACTACCAGCCACTGGTACCCATGCTGGAAGAACTACATACGTTGTATAAAGTGCTGGATAAATCCCGCGAGCAGCGCGGTGGTATTTCGTTTGAAACCGAAGAGCCGAAGTTTATCTTCAATGCCGAGCGCCGTATTGAACGAATTGAACCGCTAGTACGTAATGATGCACATAAGATCATTGAAGAGTGTATGATTCTGGCGAATATCTCTGCCGCTCGTTTTGTTGAGCGGGCAGAAGAGCCTGCGGTGTTCCGCGTTCACGATCGTCCTAAGGGTGATAATCTGGCTTCGCTGCGTAGCGTATTGTCTGAACTGGGATTAACGCTGGGTGGTGGTTTAGAGCCTGCGCCAAAAGATTACGCGAAACTGATGGATGCGGTTGCCGATCGTCCCGATCGTGAAATGCTACAAACCATGCTGCTGCGCTCAATGAAGCAAGCGGTTTATGACCCAGAAAATCGAGGTCACTTTGGTTTAGCGTTGGATGCCTACGCGCACTTTACCTCACCGATTCGCCGTTATCCGGATCTCTCTTTACATCGGGCGATCAAGTTCGTACTGTCCGGTAAGAAAGGCGGTTCCACTTCCAGCGGCGGTTGGCACTACTCTACGGAAGAGATGCTGCAATTGGGTGAGCACTGCTCTATGACCGAGCGCCGCGCTGATGAAGCAACGCGTGACGTAGCGGACTGGCTGAAGTGTGACTTCATGCAAGATCACGTAGGTGAAGTATTCAAAGGTACTATATCCAGCGTGACGGGTTTTGGCTTCTTTGTTCGTCTGGATGATTTGTATATTGATGGTTTAGTCCATGTTTCAACGCTGGAAAATGATTACTACCGGTTTGATAATGTCGGTCAGCGCTTGATTGGTGAGTCTTCTGGTCAAGCTTTCCGGCTCGGTGATAAAGTTGAGATAAAAGTTGAGGCTGTTCATCTGGATGAACGTAAAATAGATTTTGCACTGGTTTCCAGTGAGCGTCGTCCGCGCGGTGAAGGTAAAACTGAAAAAGAAAGGGGCAAAAAAGGTGCCCGTTCTAAAGCAGATAACTTTGTTGCTGACAGTAATGTGCGTGTAAAAGCGCCAAGAAGAAGCAAAACCAAGCAGGATGAAGCGGGAAGTAAAGCTAAAGCGCCTGCTAAATCTAAAACCAAAGAGAAGGCTAAACCTTCAGCTAAAACTAAAAAGATAACAGCAGCATTAAAGAGTAAACGGGCTAAAAAAGCCGCTGACCTTTAA
- the rlmB gene encoding 23S rRNA (guanosine(2251)-2'-O)-methyltransferase RlmB — translation MSEIIYGIHAVQSLLESDPQRFIEVFILKGREDRRLLPLIQQIEQNGISVQVANRQWLDNKAEGAVHQGIVARVKEGRQYQENDLPSLIEGLEKPFLLVLDGVTDPHNLGACLRSADAAGVHAVIVPRDRSAQLNATAKKVASGAAETVPLIRVTNLARTLRYLQEQNIWVVGTAGEADHTLYQTKFSGPVALVMGAEGEGMRRLTREHCDELISIPMAGSVSSLNVSVATGICLFEMVRQRGE, via the coding sequence ATGAGTGAAATTATTTACGGGATCCACGCGGTTCAATCACTATTAGAGAGCGATCCTCAACGTTTTATTGAAGTGTTTATTCTTAAAGGTCGTGAAGACCGCCGTTTGCTACCGTTGATTCAACAAATTGAACAAAACGGTATTTCGGTACAGGTCGCTAATCGCCAATGGCTGGATAATAAGGCCGAGGGTGCGGTGCATCAGGGGATTGTTGCTCGAGTTAAAGAAGGGCGTCAGTATCAGGAAAACGATCTGCCTAGTTTGATTGAGGGGCTGGAAAAACCATTCCTGTTAGTGTTGGATGGCGTAACCGATCCTCATAATTTGGGTGCCTGTTTACGCAGTGCTGATGCGGCCGGCGTTCATGCGGTGATTGTACCTCGCGATCGATCGGCTCAGTTGAACGCAACGGCGAAGAAAGTCGCCAGCGGCGCGGCAGAAACTGTCCCCTTGATTCGTGTGACTAACTTAGCTCGCACCCTACGCTATCTGCAAGAACAGAATATTTGGGTGGTAGGTACTGCGGGAGAAGCTGATCATACACTGTATCAGACTAAGTTTAGCGGTCCGGTTGCGCTAGTGATGGGCGCGGAAGGTGAGGGGATGCGTCGTCTCACTCGTGAACATTGCGATGAGTTGATTAGTATTCCAATGGCGGGGAGTGTGTCATCACTAAACGTATCGGTAGCGACCGGCATTTGCCTGTTTGAGATGGTGCGCCAGCGCGGAGAGTAA
- a CDS encoding glutathione S-transferase family protein, with protein MYQLYIANKNYSSWSLRPWILLSQLGIPFEEHIVPFNTGSNWEKFRSFSPSGKVPCLADDQIIVWDSLAITEYLAESYPAVWPDSREARAWARCASAEMHSGFSVLRNRCPMSVGVRIRPHQLPEQLLTELTRLSELWEQGLNQFGGPFLAGKKFTAVDAFFAPVAFRIQSYDLPVSPAAKAYAERLLNLQSMMEWEEEALKEVWREEGHEQEALAIGVLLNDLRAE; from the coding sequence ATGTATCAGTTGTATATTGCCAATAAAAATTACTCTTCATGGTCACTTCGCCCTTGGATTTTACTCAGTCAGTTAGGTATTCCTTTCGAGGAACATATCGTTCCATTCAATACCGGCTCCAACTGGGAGAAGTTTCGCAGCTTCTCTCCATCAGGAAAAGTTCCTTGTCTGGCCGACGATCAAATCATTGTCTGGGACTCTCTGGCCATTACTGAGTATCTGGCGGAGTCTTATCCTGCCGTCTGGCCGGACTCCCGAGAAGCGCGAGCTTGGGCCCGCTGCGCCAGCGCAGAAATGCACTCTGGATTCAGCGTATTACGTAACAGATGCCCCATGAGCGTTGGGGTACGAATCCGTCCCCATCAGCTACCCGAGCAATTACTCACCGAACTGACACGACTAAGTGAACTGTGGGAACAAGGGCTAAATCAATTTGGTGGCCCTTTTCTGGCAGGTAAAAAGTTTACTGCCGTGGATGCTTTTTTCGCTCCCGTCGCTTTCAGAATTCAAAGCTATGATTTACCGGTTTCTCCAGCCGCTAAAGCCTACGCTGAACGACTATTAAACCTTCAGTCCATGATGGAGTGGGAAGAAGAGGCGTTAAAAGAGGTCTGGCGGGAAGAGGGTCATGAACAGGAAGCGCTGGCAATTGGCGTACTGTTAAATGACTTAAGGGCCGAATAG
- a CDS encoding AEC family transporter, whose amino-acid sequence MYSFLLPLWHQIVLSAPLFILAILGYTLIRWAKWSQNVAEGLTKFVFSVALPAMLFRMMCNFSKQPPVDARLLIAFFGSCLIVFVIGRILAAKMLKLDGTSGSVLALGGIFSNNVMLGIPVATVALGQASLPSVALVLVFNGLILWTLVTVSVEWSRNGSLSINGFAKTAANVLKNPLIIGIISGTLFSLTGYDLPAVVDQPVSMLGQIAAPMSLVALGMGLAEYRIRDGWQISSVICTLKLIVQPLIVWLLAIALNLPPMETQVVVLLGSMAVGVNVYLMARQFNVIVGPAASSMVISTILSAITTPLILTLIGVRV is encoded by the coding sequence ATGTATAGCTTCCTTCTTCCTTTATGGCATCAAATCGTACTTTCTGCACCGTTGTTTATTCTGGCTATATTGGGGTATACCTTAATTCGCTGGGCAAAATGGAGCCAAAACGTAGCGGAAGGTTTAACCAAATTCGTCTTCTCTGTAGCGCTGCCAGCCATGCTGTTTCGCATGATGTGCAATTTCTCCAAACAGCCGCCGGTGGATGCACGCTTACTGATTGCCTTTTTTGGTAGCTGCCTGATTGTTTTTGTTATTGGCCGAATACTGGCAGCAAAGATGCTTAAGCTGGATGGAACATCAGGCTCCGTATTGGCGCTGGGAGGGATATTCTCTAACAACGTTATGCTGGGTATTCCGGTGGCAACCGTCGCCCTTGGGCAAGCTTCTCTACCTTCTGTTGCGCTGGTATTAGTGTTCAATGGTTTAATCCTTTGGACGCTGGTTACCGTGTCGGTTGAATGGTCACGCAACGGCTCTCTCTCTATCAATGGTTTTGCCAAAACCGCTGCCAACGTGCTGAAAAACCCACTGATTATCGGCATTATCTCCGGAACACTGTTTAGTTTAACGGGTTATGATTTACCTGCCGTTGTCGACCAACCGGTAAGTATGCTTGGGCAAATTGCGGCCCCGATGTCATTGGTAGCCCTGGGTATGGGGCTAGCGGAATATCGTATTCGTGATGGCTGGCAAATAAGCTCCGTGATTTGTACCCTAAAGCTTATCGTTCAGCCTTTGATTGTTTGGCTGTTAGCTATCGCGCTCAATCTCCCCCCGATGGAGACTCAGGTCGTAGTTTTACTGGGATCAATGGCGGTCGGCGTCAATGTCTATCTGATGGCGCGTCAATTTAACGTGATTGTTGGTCCGGCAGCATCCAGCATGGTGATATCAACGATTCTATCAGCCATAACCACACCGCTGATTCTAACCCTGATTGGCGTTCGCGTTTAA
- a CDS encoding helix-turn-helix transcriptional regulator: MPSNTPSSSPAENENQLLLREAKKIATALGKMFTPSCEVVLHDLTHAQHAIIAMENPLSGRKIGDPATEMGLARIQDDQFPDVIQNYESQFPDGRPAKSTSIGLRNSQGEYVAALCLNLDISLFNTMQQVLSQLTAINNHEASLNEPLKSWKLDDIRTEINQYAATLNTQPRALSSQQRQKLIRHLSDQGMLQLRGAATAAADALGISRVSIYNALKN, from the coding sequence ATGCCATCAAATACCCCCTCATCTTCACCTGCTGAAAACGAAAATCAACTATTGCTACGTGAAGCAAAAAAAATAGCGACGGCACTGGGCAAAATGTTTACGCCCAGTTGCGAAGTGGTATTGCACGATCTGACACACGCCCAACATGCCATTATCGCGATGGAAAACCCCCTTTCCGGGCGGAAAATTGGCGATCCGGCAACGGAGATGGGTTTGGCAAGAATTCAGGACGATCAATTTCCTGATGTGATACAAAACTACGAAAGCCAATTCCCCGACGGCAGGCCCGCTAAAAGCACCTCAATAGGGCTGAGAAATAGCCAAGGAGAGTATGTGGCGGCCCTGTGCCTAAATTTAGACATTTCCCTATTTAATACCATGCAACAAGTACTTAGCCAGCTTACTGCGATAAATAACCATGAAGCTTCGCTAAATGAGCCGCTAAAGTCATGGAAACTGGATGATATCAGAACAGAGATCAACCAATACGCCGCCACACTGAACACCCAGCCCCGCGCCCTCTCCTCTCAACAGCGACAAAAGCTCATCCGTCACTTATCCGATCAGGGAATGCTGCAACTGCGTGGCGCAGCTACGGCGGCAGCGGATGCTTTAGGTATTTCAAGAGTCTCCATCTATAATGCTTTGAAGAACTAA
- a CDS encoding YbaK/EbsC family protein, whose amino-acid sequence MSSVIFNQLITLLDGGQARYRIVEHVSAGRSEEAAKARGTQIEQGAKALVCHVKGNGMKQHVLAVLPAHRKANLLMLAQKLGGTRASLASPQEVMTLTQCVFGAIPPFSFHPDLKLVVDPLLFQQLDEMVFNAGSLEKSLLLNVEDYLRIVKPEQVEFSESA is encoded by the coding sequence ATGTCATCAGTTATCTTTAACCAGCTTATTACTTTATTAGATGGCGGGCAGGCTCGCTACCGGATCGTTGAGCATGTCAGTGCCGGGCGTTCCGAAGAGGCGGCTAAAGCCAGAGGAACGCAAATTGAGCAGGGAGCTAAAGCGCTGGTTTGCCATGTAAAAGGCAACGGTATGAAACAGCATGTTCTGGCGGTACTTCCTGCTCATCGTAAGGCCAATTTGTTGATGCTGGCTCAGAAACTGGGTGGAACACGGGCATCACTGGCCAGCCCACAAGAGGTAATGACACTGACACAGTGTGTATTCGGTGCAATTCCCCCTTTTAGCTTTCATCCTGATCTTAAGCTGGTGGTTGATCCTTTGCTATTTCAGCAATTGGACGAGATGGTTTTTAATGCCGGATCGTTAGAAAAATCGCTGTTGCTTAATGTGGAGGACTACCTACGTATTGTAAAACCAGAGCAAGTTGAATTTTCAGAATCAGCCTGA
- a CDS encoding DUF3142 domain-containing protein: MGRETALLLVTKRVLLVLSLLLSPIVCVAQTGVDASQYQMFWLWAGVRPQPVLHQMSELYLYQGEIVRQQGKARLWSKGIPVSRLKVPKLWLSIRVTTLDIPEPMLDAMLTLREKWVAAGNQHVGIQIDFDAASYQIDKYSEFLSRLRNKLPKDCPLSVTGLLDWAKTGNVNQLNQLPVDELVVQTYQGRKTVTHYDAYLPALLDLTIPFRVGLVQYGEWDKQWQQRLSQSPYYDGEVVFLLNPG, encoded by the coding sequence GTGGGCAGAGAAACTGCGTTACTACTGGTAACTAAACGCGTTCTGCTGGTACTGAGCCTGCTATTGAGTCCGATTGTTTGTGTGGCTCAAACCGGTGTTGATGCCAGTCAGTACCAGATGTTTTGGCTGTGGGCTGGGGTTCGTCCTCAGCCTGTGTTGCACCAGATGTCCGAGCTTTATCTCTATCAGGGCGAAATTGTTCGTCAGCAGGGGAAGGCCCGGCTGTGGAGCAAAGGGATCCCGGTTAGCAGGCTGAAAGTCCCTAAGCTTTGGTTATCAATACGTGTCACGACGCTAGATATTCCAGAGCCGATGCTGGACGCCATGTTAACGCTAAGGGAAAAGTGGGTTGCCGCAGGCAATCAGCACGTTGGCATTCAAATTGATTTTGATGCTGCTAGCTATCAGATTGATAAATATTCGGAATTCTTAAGTCGATTACGGAACAAATTGCCAAAAGATTGTCCCTTAAGCGTTACCGGCCTGTTGGATTGGGCTAAAACGGGTAATGTTAATCAGCTTAATCAACTGCCGGTGGATGAGCTGGTGGTGCAGACCTATCAGGGGCGTAAGACCGTCACCCATTATGATGCCTATTTGCCTGCTCTGCTTGATTTAACTATTCCTTTTCGCGTTGGTTTAGTTCAGTACGGTGAGTGGGATAAGCAGTGGCAGCAGCGGTTATCACAATCGCCTTACTATGACGGCGAGGTGGTTTTTCTGTTAAATCCGGGGTGA